The Stenotrophomonas maltophilia genome includes a region encoding these proteins:
- a CDS encoding flagellar basal body P-ring protein FlgI, with protein sequence MAMKALFSSTWQRRMASLYGSFFLLLAMAAPASAERIKDLAQVGGVRGNALVGYGLVVGLDGSGDRTSQAPFTVQSLKNLLGELGVNVPPNVNPQLKNVAAVAIHAELPPFAKPGQPIDITVSSIGNAVSLRGGSLLMAPLRGADGQIYAIAQGNLIVGGFGAQGKDGSRVSVNVPSVGRIPNGATVERALPDPLANGGDITLNLHNNDFTTVSRMVAALNNAFGEGAARAVDGVTVAVTAPTDPGARIGLLARIENLELTPGSAPAKVVVNSRTGTVVIGQQVRVGPAAISHGSLTVTIQENTNVSQPNALSGGRTVASPQSTITATNDGSRMFKFSGGTTLDEIVHAVNAVGAAPGDLIAILEALKQAGALSAELEVI encoded by the coding sequence ATGGCCATGAAAGCTCTCTTCTCTTCAACGTGGCAGCGACGCATGGCGTCGCTCTACGGATCATTCTTCCTTCTGCTGGCAATGGCTGCGCCTGCCAGCGCCGAGCGCATCAAGGACCTGGCCCAGGTCGGCGGCGTGCGTGGCAATGCCCTGGTGGGTTATGGCCTGGTGGTCGGCCTGGACGGCAGCGGCGACCGCACCAGCCAGGCACCCTTCACCGTGCAGAGCCTGAAGAACCTGCTCGGCGAGCTGGGCGTCAACGTACCGCCGAACGTCAACCCGCAGCTGAAGAACGTGGCCGCAGTGGCGATCCACGCCGAACTGCCACCGTTCGCCAAGCCGGGCCAGCCGATCGACATCACCGTGTCCTCCATCGGCAACGCAGTCTCGCTGCGCGGCGGCTCGCTGCTGATGGCACCGCTGCGCGGCGCCGACGGACAGATCTACGCCATCGCGCAGGGCAACCTGATCGTCGGCGGCTTCGGTGCGCAGGGCAAGGACGGTTCCCGTGTCTCGGTGAACGTGCCCAGCGTCGGCCGCATTCCCAACGGTGCCACCGTTGAGCGCGCCCTGCCCGATCCGCTGGCCAACGGCGGTGACATCACCCTGAACCTGCACAACAACGACTTCACCACGGTCTCGCGCATGGTCGCCGCGCTCAACAACGCATTCGGCGAAGGTGCGGCGCGTGCGGTCGACGGCGTGACCGTAGCGGTTACCGCACCGACCGATCCGGGCGCACGCATCGGCCTGCTGGCGCGCATCGAGAACCTGGAACTGACCCCGGGCAGCGCTCCGGCCAAGGTGGTGGTCAATTCGCGTACCGGCACCGTGGTCATCGGCCAGCAGGTGCGCGTGGGACCTGCCGCGATCTCGCACGGTTCGCTGACCGTGACCATCCAGGAAAACACCAACGTCAGCCAGCCCAATGCGCTGTCCGGCGGCCGTACCGTAGCCAGCCCGCAGTCGACCATCACCGCCACCAACGACGGCAGCCGCATGTTCAAGTTCAGCGGCGGCACCACCCTGGACGAGATCGTGCACGCGGTGAACGCCGTGGGCGCAGCACCAGGCGATCTCATCGCGATCCTGGAAGCCCTGAAGCAGGCCGGCGCATTGAGTGCCGAGCTCGAGGTGATCTGA